A genomic region of Microbacterium schleiferi contains the following coding sequences:
- a CDS encoding acyl-CoA dehydrogenase family protein, producing the protein MERDIYDEDHEAFRDVVKEFVKRYVTNEAIARWDAEGEIDRDTMKAAGESGLIGLSVPEEFGGAGMLQDYRFRAIVMEEVISAGSGSLAGAFGIQDDLAVPYLVHMGTQEQKEKWLPGMATGEVIGALAMTEPGAGSDLRGIKTTAKKVDGGYIVNGAKTFISSGKTADLVVTFVKTGEGNRPDAFSLLLIENGMDGFDHGKKLHKMGFHGHDTAELSFSDVFVPEENLISGREGMGFVQLMMNLPLERMSIGVAGAAAAQAALDWTLAYTKDREAFGERIADFQNTRFRLADMSASVEALWAYTDRVMRAYAGKKLSAEEAAKYKFWATEREWEVLDLGVQLHGGYGYITEYPIARAFLDARVHRIYGGTNEIMREIVGRDLAGKR; encoded by the coding sequence ATGGAGCGCGACATCTACGACGAGGACCACGAGGCGTTCCGCGACGTCGTCAAGGAGTTCGTCAAGCGTTACGTCACGAACGAGGCCATCGCCCGGTGGGATGCCGAGGGCGAGATCGATCGCGACACGATGAAGGCTGCCGGCGAGTCCGGCCTCATCGGTCTCTCGGTGCCCGAGGAGTTCGGTGGTGCGGGGATGCTGCAGGATTACCGCTTCCGCGCCATCGTGATGGAAGAAGTCATCTCGGCCGGGTCGGGGTCGCTGGCCGGTGCGTTCGGCATCCAGGATGACCTCGCGGTGCCCTACCTCGTGCACATGGGGACGCAGGAGCAGAAAGAGAAGTGGCTTCCCGGCATGGCGACTGGTGAGGTGATCGGCGCTCTCGCGATGACCGAGCCCGGCGCCGGCAGCGACCTGCGCGGCATCAAGACGACCGCGAAGAAGGTCGACGGCGGCTACATCGTCAACGGCGCCAAGACGTTCATCTCCAGCGGCAAGACCGCCGACCTCGTCGTCACGTTCGTCAAGACCGGTGAGGGCAACCGGCCGGATGCCTTCAGTCTGCTGCTCATCGAGAACGGCATGGACGGGTTCGACCACGGCAAGAAGCTGCACAAGATGGGCTTCCACGGCCACGACACCGCAGAGCTCTCGTTCAGCGACGTCTTCGTTCCGGAAGAGAACCTCATCAGCGGTCGCGAGGGCATGGGCTTCGTGCAGCTCATGATGAACCTCCCGCTCGAGCGCATGTCGATCGGTGTCGCCGGCGCGGCGGCAGCTCAGGCGGCGCTGGACTGGACGCTCGCGTACACGAAGGACCGCGAGGCCTTCGGTGAGCGGATCGCCGACTTCCAGAACACCCGGTTCCGGCTCGCCGACATGTCCGCGAGTGTCGAAGCGCTCTGGGCATATACCGATCGCGTTATGCGGGCCTACGCGGGCAAGAAGCTCTCGGCTGAAGAGGCAGCGAAGTACAAGTTCTGGGCGACGGAGCGGGAGTGGGAGGTGCTCGACCTCGGCGTGCAGCTGCACGGTGGCTACGGCTACATCACCGAGTACCCGATCGCCCGCGCGTTCCTCGACGCTCGCGTCCACCGCATCTACGGCGGCACGAACGAGATCATGCGCGAGATCGTCGGACGAGACCTCGCCGGCAAGCGCTAG
- a CDS encoding ECF transporter S component produces the protein MARTSVLTTRVLLTTAAIGVATGLLAGIAGWVTPLVLVTAPILYGFVLGAHVLPGIIAQEVIRLPWVALLTHVFAALVASAMAPQWALRFLGTAILFGGIQELVAALTRYRVWDAWRFFISAIIIGILVAVVVAFAADLASLALWAQIIYLIVAVLGPVAWTAAGLGIGVALRRAGVARRA, from the coding sequence GTGGCCCGAACCTCCGTCCTGACGACGCGCGTGCTCCTGACGACCGCCGCAATCGGCGTCGCGACGGGGCTCCTCGCGGGCATCGCCGGATGGGTGACGCCCCTCGTCCTCGTGACGGCGCCGATCCTCTACGGTTTCGTGCTGGGTGCGCACGTCCTGCCGGGAATCATCGCGCAGGAAGTCATCCGCCTACCGTGGGTCGCGTTGCTGACCCACGTATTCGCAGCCCTGGTCGCCAGCGCCATGGCGCCGCAGTGGGCACTGCGGTTCCTCGGCACCGCGATCCTCTTCGGCGGCATCCAGGAACTCGTCGCCGCCCTCACCCGCTACCGCGTATGGGACGCGTGGCGGTTCTTCATCTCGGCGATCATCATCGGCATCCTCGTGGCGGTTGTCGTGGCCTTCGCCGCCGACCTCGCGTCCCTCGCGCTGTGGGCACAGATCATCTACCTGATCGTGGCCGTACTAGGCCCCGTCGCCTGGACTGCCGCGGGCCTCGGCATCGGCGTCGCGCTGCGTCGCGCCGGCGTCGCCCGCCGCGCATGA
- a CDS encoding aldose 1-epimerase family protein produces MTDTRHDPTGEQFHLASADGRITAHLTQVGATIRGLTVDGVDLIAPYPQGMPAPAASGTVLVPWPNRVRAGKWSHNGTTYQLWLTDPSVGGASHGLLRFMPYTVAEQTADRLTLAATVFPQSGYPFQLDTTVTYALTADGIEVTHVIENVGTDAAPAALGTHPYFTIGDVPTADLVLTSPGAKMLVLDDALIPVGEVPVDAASDLRAGARLGDVSLNTCYTDIARDADGLLRHHLRAPDGRTVTLWQGPDLDYVQVYTTDRYPGRGLAVAIEPMSAVPDALNSGRGLRWLAPGETWTVSWGISYSG; encoded by the coding sequence ATGACCGACACCCGCCACGACCCCACCGGAGAGCAGTTCCACCTCGCGAGCGCTGATGGCCGGATCACTGCCCACCTCACGCAGGTGGGTGCGACGATCCGCGGGCTGACGGTCGATGGGGTCGACCTCATCGCACCGTACCCGCAGGGGATGCCCGCACCCGCGGCATCCGGGACCGTACTGGTGCCGTGGCCGAACCGCGTGCGCGCCGGAAAGTGGAGCCACAATGGCACGACCTACCAGCTGTGGCTCACCGACCCGTCCGTCGGCGGCGCTTCCCACGGTCTGCTGCGCTTCATGCCGTACACCGTCGCCGAGCAGACCGCTGACCGGCTCACGCTCGCCGCGACGGTCTTCCCGCAGAGCGGCTACCCGTTCCAGCTGGACACAACAGTCACCTACGCGCTGACCGCGGATGGCATCGAGGTGACCCACGTCATCGAGAACGTCGGTACGGATGCGGCACCCGCCGCCCTCGGCACCCACCCGTACTTCACGATCGGAGACGTTCCGACCGCCGACCTCGTGCTGACCTCACCGGGCGCCAAGATGCTCGTGCTCGATGACGCCCTCATCCCCGTGGGCGAAGTTCCGGTGGATGCGGCATCCGACCTGCGCGCCGGCGCCCGCCTCGGTGATGTCTCGCTGAACACCTGCTACACCGACATCGCCCGGGATGCCGACGGACTGCTGCGCCACCACCTCCGCGCGCCGGACGGCCGCACCGTCACGCTCTGGCAGGGCCCCGACCTCGACTACGTGCAGGTGTATACGACCGACCGGTACCCGGGCCGCGGACTGGCTGTCGCGATCGAGCCGATGAGCGCCGTGCCGGATGCCCTCAACTCCGGTCGCGGTCTGCGCTGGCTGGCGCCGGGCGAGACCTGGACCGTGAGCTGGGGCATCTCCTACTCGGGCTGA
- a CDS encoding energy-coupling factor transporter transmembrane component T translates to MPASVTDDPYAGVPRTSAVRFLYAMNPLAKMAAILPAVVLLVFVRDLATPIAFLALAYLVLIVGVSLSIRAVAVLLLAVPGAILVLGFGFSLWTDAALVANTHPVLQIGAWTLYSGALQIGFATGLRLGAILALSLIPGLSTTGPDLVRACVQQLRVPYRIGYTALAAFRFVPRFGHELEIIRQAHRVRGAHRGRGPIASLRRWVSYIVPLLAGAIRHAERVALAMDSRAFGAYPDRTERHLVPFRARDVVFMVLFWVVSAALLALFFPWAPPV, encoded by the coding sequence ATCCCGGCATCCGTGACCGATGACCCCTACGCCGGGGTGCCCCGCACCTCCGCGGTGCGCTTCCTGTACGCGATGAACCCGCTCGCGAAGATGGCAGCGATCCTTCCCGCGGTCGTGCTGCTCGTGTTCGTCCGCGACCTCGCGACACCGATCGCCTTCCTCGCGCTGGCCTACCTCGTTCTGATCGTCGGCGTGAGCCTCAGCATCCGCGCGGTAGCCGTGCTCCTGCTCGCGGTGCCCGGCGCGATCCTCGTGCTGGGGTTCGGGTTTTCGCTGTGGACCGATGCCGCACTCGTCGCCAATACGCACCCCGTGCTGCAGATCGGCGCGTGGACGCTCTACAGCGGGGCGCTGCAGATCGGGTTCGCGACGGGCCTGCGGCTCGGGGCGATCCTCGCGCTCTCCCTCATTCCCGGCCTCAGCACGACCGGTCCTGATCTCGTGCGGGCCTGCGTCCAGCAACTGCGCGTGCCGTACCGGATCGGATACACGGCGCTGGCCGCTTTCCGTTTCGTCCCCCGGTTCGGGCACGAACTGGAGATCATCCGCCAGGCTCACCGCGTGCGCGGCGCGCACCGGGGACGAGGGCCGATCGCGAGTCTGCGCCGCTGGGTCAGCTACATCGTCCCGCTGCTAGCCGGCGCCATCCGTCACGCCGAGCGGGTCGCTCTCGCGATGGACTCCCGCGCCTTCGGCGCCTACCCCGACCGGACCGAACGCCACCTCGTGCCGTTCCGCGCCCGCGACGTCGTGTTCATGGTCCTGTTCTGGGTTGTGTCCGCGGCGCTGTTGGCCCTCTTCTTCCCCTGGGCTCCGCCGGTCTAG
- a CDS encoding DEAD/DEAH box helicase — translation MPKSKKPAGGRAAKNFEPRYGEKTSFQDRKRRPGASSAGKPGSKSPSHRGYRPETAESGGEPKRRWTAQERAGRDEARAIRSHSRDDRPRRDDRPRDDRPRYEGRSARTERPAGDDRRRWEDRPARDDRPRYEDRPARGDRPRYEDRPARGDRPRYESGPRRDDRPARDGRAPYGDRPRYEGRPSRDDRPRYEGGSRRDDRPARNDRPARDDRPRYSDRPRRDDRPARDDRPRYDSRPARDDRPRYDSRPARDDRPARDDRPARDDRPRTGRGGYGERRDDRGFSDRPRRDDRSRYEDRPRRDDRPRRDGAPSRSDWNAPTRTAAHEQRVDVVHERLQADAVQADAVEGVSFGDLGLGENIVRVLADLGAATPFPIQAATVTPILEGRDVLARGRTGSGKTIAFGAPLVESILRSQAGSRREFGRAPKALVLAPTRELALQIDRTIQPIARSVGLFTTQIYGGVPQARQVGALKKGVDIIVGTPGRIEDLVEQGKLDLSEVRIAVLDEADHMCELGFLEPVQRILRLTAEGSQKLLFSATLDREVAALVDEFLVEPAVYEVAGEDQDSSTIEHRVLVIDHRDKAEILTSLVDRDGKTLVFARTRAYAEMLAEQFDDAGIPSLALHGDLNQAKRSRNLEKLTSGRVRVLVATDVAARGIHVDDIDLVVQADAPDEYKTYLHRSGRTGRAGRAGRVVTLITRQRRRRMTEMLDRAEIEAPFEDARIGDDVLEEIAGRQLADVDAPQELVDA, via the coding sequence ATGCCCAAGAGCAAGAAGCCGGCCGGCGGCCGCGCAGCCAAGAACTTCGAACCGCGCTACGGCGAGAAGACCTCGTTCCAGGATCGCAAGCGTCGTCCTGGCGCCTCCTCCGCGGGAAAGCCCGGGAGCAAGAGCCCGAGCCACCGCGGCTACCGTCCCGAGACCGCTGAGTCCGGTGGCGAGCCCAAGCGTCGCTGGACGGCGCAGGAGCGCGCGGGTCGCGACGAGGCCCGCGCCATCCGTTCCCACTCGCGCGATGACCGCCCGCGCCGCGATGACCGCCCGCGGGATGACCGTCCCCGCTACGAGGGTCGTTCGGCCCGCACCGAGCGTCCCGCCGGTGACGACCGTCGTCGGTGGGAAGATCGTCCGGCCCGTGATGACCGCCCCCGCTACGAGGATCGTCCGGCCCGCGGCGATCGTCCCCGGTATGAGGATCGGCCCGCGCGTGGCGACCGTCCTCGCTATGAGAGCGGACCCCGCCGTGACGACCGTCCGGCTCGTGACGGGCGTGCGCCCTACGGCGACCGTCCCCGCTACGAGGGTCGTCCTTCTCGTGATGACCGGCCTCGTTATGAGGGTGGTTCGCGTCGGGATGACCGTCCCGCGCGCAACGACCGTCCGGCCCGTGATGACCGTCCCCGCTACAGTGACCGTCCTCGTCGGGATGACCGTCCTGCCCGCGATGACCGCCCGCGCTACGACAGTCGTCCGGCCCGTGATGACCGCCCGCGCTACGACAGCCGCCCGGCTCGCGATGACCGGCCTGCCCGTGACGACCGCCCCGCCCGTGATGACCGTCCGCGCACCGGTCGTGGTGGCTACGGCGAGCGTCGTGACGATCGCGGCTTCTCCGATCGTCCCCGCCGGGATGACCGCTCCCGCTACGAGGACCGGCCGCGCCGGGATGACCGCCCGCGTCGGGATGGCGCGCCCAGCCGATCGGACTGGAACGCGCCGACGCGCACCGCTGCCCACGAGCAGCGTGTCGACGTCGTCCACGAGCGCTTGCAGGCTGACGCCGTTCAGGCGGATGCCGTCGAGGGCGTGAGCTTCGGCGACCTGGGCCTCGGCGAGAACATCGTTCGCGTGCTCGCCGATCTGGGGGCTGCTACGCCGTTCCCCATTCAGGCCGCGACAGTCACTCCGATCCTGGAGGGTCGCGACGTCCTGGCGCGCGGTCGTACGGGCTCGGGCAAGACGATCGCGTTCGGTGCTCCGCTGGTCGAGAGCATCCTGCGCTCGCAGGCGGGGAGCCGTCGCGAATTCGGCCGCGCACCCAAGGCACTCGTGCTGGCACCGACCCGCGAACTCGCGTTGCAGATCGACCGGACGATCCAGCCGATCGCCCGGAGCGTCGGCCTGTTCACGACGCAGATCTACGGCGGCGTGCCCCAGGCCCGTCAGGTCGGCGCGCTCAAGAAGGGCGTCGACATCATCGTCGGGACGCCGGGACGGATCGAGGACCTCGTCGAACAGGGCAAGCTTGATCTCTCCGAGGTGCGCATCGCGGTTCTCGACGAGGCCGACCACATGTGTGAGCTCGGATTCCTCGAGCCGGTTCAGCGCATTCTGCGCCTGACGGCCGAGGGAAGCCAGAAGCTGCTCTTCTCCGCGACGCTCGACCGCGAGGTCGCTGCGCTCGTGGACGAGTTCCTCGTCGAGCCTGCCGTCTACGAGGTTGCCGGCGAGGACCAGGACTCGAGCACCATCGAGCACCGCGTTCTGGTGATCGACCACCGCGACAAGGCCGAGATCCTCACCTCACTCGTCGACCGCGACGGCAAGACCCTCGTGTTCGCGCGCACCCGCGCTTACGCCGAGATGCTCGCCGAGCAGTTCGATGACGCCGGAATTCCGTCGCTTGCGCTACACGGTGACCTCAACCAGGCCAAGCGCTCGCGCAACCTCGAGAAGCTGACCTCGGGCCGAGTTCGCGTGCTCGTCGCGACGGATGTGGCAGCGCGCGGCATCCACGTCGACGACATCGATCTGGTGGTCCAGGCTGACGCGCCCGATGAGTACAAGACGTACCTGCACCGCTCGGGTCGCACCGGTCGCGCGGGTCGCGCAGGTCGCGTCGTGACGCTCATCACCCGTCAGCGCCGCCGTCGGATGACCGAGATGCTCGATCGCGCCGAGATCGAAGCCCCCTTCGAGGATGCCCGCATCGGTGACGATGTGCTGGAGGAGATCGCTGGCCGCCAGCTCGCGGACGTCGACGCTCCTCAGGAGCTCGTCGACGCCTGA
- a CDS encoding Rv2578c family radical SAM protein — translation MRWNGQAIGAGDTNALPGMEHLGGFVRSVTTPEFAGMTFHEVVAKSALNHVPGGSAMPFDWTVNPYRGCSHACSYCFARGTHEYLELDAGRDFDAQIIVKVNVTEVLRAELARPSWTGDPVMLGTNTDPYQRAEGRYRLMPGIIQALTDAGTPFSILTKGTLLRRDLPLLAEASREVDVSLAMSIAVFDDALQSTLEPGTPSAAARLETVRAATDAGFRVTVFLMPILPHLTDSIATLDDALARIRAAGAHRVVFGALHLRPGAKQWFLRWLEREHPDLVGAYRGLYPGAAAYAPKPYRQWLAKRVRPLLRVHGLTGHAEEEAPPREPVPGLAARRAAASVITTSRGRRADAAAMLF, via the coding sequence ATGCGATGGAACGGGCAGGCGATCGGCGCGGGCGATACCAATGCGCTGCCCGGGATGGAACACCTCGGTGGCTTCGTGCGGTCGGTGACAACACCCGAGTTCGCGGGCATGACCTTCCACGAGGTCGTCGCCAAAAGCGCCCTGAACCACGTGCCCGGCGGTTCAGCGATGCCCTTCGACTGGACCGTGAACCCCTACCGCGGATGCAGTCATGCCTGCAGCTATTGTTTCGCTCGCGGCACGCACGAGTACCTCGAGCTGGATGCCGGACGCGACTTCGACGCGCAGATCATCGTGAAGGTCAACGTCACCGAGGTGCTCCGCGCAGAGCTCGCGAGGCCCTCGTGGACCGGCGATCCCGTCATGCTCGGCACGAACACCGACCCGTATCAGCGGGCCGAGGGCCGCTACCGCCTCATGCCCGGCATCATTCAAGCACTCACCGATGCGGGAACGCCGTTCTCGATCCTCACGAAGGGAACCCTGCTGCGCCGAGACCTTCCGCTGCTGGCGGAGGCGTCCCGGGAGGTCGACGTGTCGCTGGCGATGTCGATCGCTGTCTTCGATGACGCGCTGCAGAGCACGCTCGAACCCGGGACACCCTCCGCCGCGGCACGGCTCGAGACAGTACGGGCGGCGACGGATGCTGGATTCCGCGTCACCGTCTTCCTGATGCCGATCCTCCCCCACCTGACCGACTCGATCGCGACGCTCGATGACGCCCTCGCGCGCATCCGCGCAGCAGGCGCACACCGGGTGGTGTTCGGCGCCCTGCATCTGCGGCCCGGGGCGAAGCAATGGTTCCTGCGGTGGCTCGAGCGGGAGCATCCGGATCTCGTCGGGGCGTATCGCGGGCTCTACCCGGGCGCCGCCGCGTATGCACCAAAGCCGTATCGGCAGTGGCTCGCCAAACGCGTCCGGCCGCTGCTGCGGGTGCACGGCCTGACCGGACATGCCGAAGAAGAGGCGCCACCCCGCGAGCCGGTTCCCGGCCTCGCCGCGCGCCGAGCCGCGGCATCCGTCATCACGACCTCACGTGGCCGCCGGGCGGATGCCGCCGCCATGCTCTTCTGA
- a CDS encoding ABC transporter ATP-binding protein — protein sequence MTAPPDSTARSASVAPSPGETATPEARVGAAQAPLLRLREVGITHEGEDAATPASVSFEVSRGDVVLLLGPSGSGKSTLSLAMNGLIPHAVPATLSGQVEVAGMDTAAHSVAQLSTQVGIVFQDPDAQLVTGTLLDEVSFGPENLRLPVPEVLARAESALRRVGLWERRTENPDRLSGGGRQRLAIACALAMGAPLLVLDEPTANLDPRGIDDVYAALAELAASGDRGIVLIEHNLDAAVAFVNRVVVLDAAGVVVADGPADEILRGRADELRELGVWLPTSTLAALRLQKAGYLFDPLPISPDELREALERQPAATGVGAAAVSLPEAAVSASGTRIEVRGLTLRRSRTEVLTDVSLDVRDGEFLAVVGANGAGKTTLIQALAGVLTPPRGTVKVDGLDVARLDDRSLSKHVGFVFQNPEHQFIAASVFDEIAHGLRRQQLDDAEVERRTLALLDRFGLRKRAQVHPFLLSGGQKRRLSVGTALVAGAPVLALDEPTFGQDRARAEELLTLLRDLNRDSTTIIVVTHDMQLVAEYADRVAVMESGRVTATGTPGEVFADADLIARAGLRVPPLARALTSLATHPELRTITRVADLPGGGS from the coding sequence GTGACTGCTCCCCCCGATTCCACCGCGCGCTCGGCATCCGTCGCCCCCTCGCCCGGCGAGACGGCGACGCCCGAGGCGCGTGTCGGGGCCGCGCAGGCACCGCTGCTGCGCCTGCGCGAGGTCGGGATCACGCACGAGGGCGAGGATGCCGCGACGCCGGCATCCGTCTCGTTCGAGGTGTCGCGCGGTGACGTCGTGCTCCTGCTCGGGCCCAGCGGGTCGGGCAAGTCGACGCTCTCGCTGGCGATGAACGGACTGATCCCCCACGCCGTTCCGGCGACGCTGTCGGGGCAGGTCGAGGTTGCCGGGATGGATACCGCGGCGCACTCCGTCGCGCAGCTGTCAACGCAGGTCGGGATCGTGTTCCAGGACCCCGATGCGCAGCTGGTGACAGGGACGCTGCTCGACGAGGTCTCGTTCGGACCCGAGAACCTGCGCCTGCCGGTGCCCGAGGTTCTCGCCCGCGCCGAGTCGGCCCTGCGGCGCGTCGGGCTCTGGGAGAGGCGGACCGAGAACCCCGATCGGCTGTCGGGCGGTGGCCGGCAGCGCCTTGCCATCGCGTGCGCACTCGCGATGGGCGCCCCCCTCCTCGTGCTCGACGAGCCGACGGCGAACCTCGACCCGCGAGGGATCGACGATGTCTATGCGGCCCTGGCCGAGCTCGCGGCATCCGGTGACCGGGGAATCGTGCTGATCGAGCACAACCTCGACGCTGCCGTCGCGTTTGTGAACCGCGTCGTCGTGCTGGATGCCGCGGGCGTCGTGGTCGCTGACGGTCCCGCCGACGAGATCCTGCGTGGGCGGGCAGACGAACTACGCGAACTCGGGGTGTGGTTGCCGACCTCGACCCTCGCCGCGCTGCGGCTGCAGAAAGCCGGGTACCTGTTCGATCCCCTGCCGATCAGCCCCGACGAGCTGCGCGAGGCGCTCGAGCGTCAACCCGCGGCGACCGGAGTCGGCGCAGCGGCTGTGTCCCTGCCGGAGGCCGCGGTGTCGGCATCCGGCACCCGCATCGAGGTGCGAGGTCTTACCCTTCGACGCAGCCGGACCGAGGTGCTGACGGATGTCTCGCTCGACGTCCGCGACGGCGAGTTCCTCGCGGTCGTCGGCGCCAACGGGGCGGGCAAGACGACGTTGATCCAGGCCCTCGCGGGGGTGCTCACCCCGCCCCGCGGCACGGTCAAGGTCGACGGCCTGGACGTTGCTCGCCTCGACGACCGCTCTCTGTCGAAGCACGTCGGGTTCGTGTTCCAGAATCCCGAGCACCAGTTCATCGCGGCATCCGTGTTCGACGAGATCGCCCACGGCCTGCGCCGCCAGCAGCTCGACGACGCGGAGGTCGAGCGGCGCACCCTGGCCCTCCTCGACCGGTTCGGACTGCGGAAGCGGGCGCAGGTGCATCCGTTCCTCCTCTCGGGCGGGCAGAAGCGCCGACTCTCCGTCGGCACCGCGCTGGTCGCCGGAGCTCCCGTGCTCGCCCTCGACGAACCGACGTTCGGGCAGGATCGCGCGCGTGCTGAGGAACTGCTCACGCTCTTGCGTGACCTCAACCGCGACAGCACGACGATCATCGTCGTCACCCACGACATGCAGCTGGTCGCCGAGTACGCCGACCGCGTCGCCGTCATGGAGTCGGGACGCGTCACCGCGACCGGAACCCCGGGCGAGGTGTTCGCGGATGCCGACCTCATCGCCCGCGCGGGTCTGCGGGTGCCGCCGCTGGCCCGCGCGCTCACCTCTCTTGCCACGCACCCGGAGCTTCGCACGATCACCCGCGTAGCAGACCTTCCCGGTGGTGGGTCGTGA